The Indicator indicator isolate 239-I01 unplaced genomic scaffold, UM_Iind_1.1 iindUn_scaffold_69, whole genome shotgun sequence genome includes a window with the following:
- the SCX gene encoding basic helix-loop-helix transcription factor scleraxis produces the protein MSFTMLRSAPSRYLYPEISMLSEDEENGSESSGSEEKPYHHRHHHRHHHHHHHHHLESEGYGEELKGGKRGGAKKGGGRLSREPRQRHTANARERDRTNSVNTAFTALRTLIPTEPADRKLSKIETLRLASSYISHLGNVLLVGEACGDGQPCHTTPTFYHHGGTGTGGSPAGRDAENAQPKQICTFCLSNQRKLSKDRDRKTAIRS, from the coding sequence ATGTCCTTCACCATGCTGCGCTCGGCGCCCAGCCGCTACCTGTACCCCGAGATCAGCATGCTGTCGGAGGACGAGGAGAACGGCAGCGAGAGCTCCGGCTCGGAGGAGAAGCCCTACCACCACCGCCACCACCaccgccaccaccaccaccaccaccaccaccacctggaGAGCGAAGGCTACGGCGAGGAGCTGAAGGGCGGGAAGCGTGGGGGCGCCAAGAAGGGGGGCggcaggctgagcagggagccCCGGCAGCGGCACACGGCCAACGCGCGGGAGCGCGACCGCACCAACAGCGTCAACACCGCCTTCACCGCCCTGCGCACCCTCATCCCCACCGAGCCTGCCGACAGGAAGCTCTCCAAGATAGAGACCTTGAGGCTGGCCTCCAGCTACATCTCCCACCTGGGCAACGTGCTGCTGGTGGGAGAAGCCTGCGGGGACGGGCAGCCTTGCCACACCACCCCCACCTTCTACCATCACGGCGGCACCGGCACCGGCGGGAGCCCCGCCGGGCGCGACGCTGAGAACGCCCAACCCAAACAGATCTGCACCTTCTGCCTCAGCAACCAGAGGAAGCTG